The DNA segment TGCCCAGCGCGCTCGGCGGAAACGTCGTCGCGGTGCTCGGGCTCAGCAATGCACCGGGCATGAAGCCGTCGCCGATCACCAAGCCCGCGACCGGCGTGTCGCCGGGCACGTTCGACGCCGGCGGTCAGCCGCATCCGACCAGCTGTCTGGAGAACGCGAACCAGACGACCGGGGCGCCGGTCTGCCCGCGCTGGTACGATCCGGCGACGTTCAACATCACCTACGACGCTGGGAGCACGCCGCCGGCGACCAACACCCCGGTCGCGATCGTCGCGATCGGCGATCCGTCGCAGGGAATCGCCGACTACCGGTACGGCGCGCAGAAGTTCGGTCTGCCGAGCGTTCCGCTCAACGTCATCCACGTCGGCGCAGCGACCAGCGACACGACGGGGAACGGCGAGTGGACGCTCGACCTCACGTACATTCAGGGAATGGCGTACAGCGTGCAGCGGATCGACCTGTACACCGCGCCGAGCTGGGCGTACTCGGATCTCGTGCGCGCCTTGAACAAGTGGGCCAGCGACGACACCGATCCGGTCTTGAACGCCTCGATCGGCGGCTGTGAAGCCTTCCCGTACATCAGCGGCGACATGCTGGCCGGCGACATGGTGCTGGTCGAAGCGGCGCTGCAAGGCCAGACGCTCTTCGCGTCGACCGGCGACACCGGCGCGTACTGCGGCGTCGACGGCGTTCCGCCGAACGGCGGCGTCGGCGGTGCGCCGTTCGTCGAGTATCCGGCCTCGTCGCCGTACGCGGTCGCGGTCGGCGGCGTCGACGTCTTCAGCAACGTCGACGGAACCTATCTCGGCGAAGACGCCTGGCAGTCGGGCGGCGGCGGCCTGAGCCAGTTCGAGTACTCGCCGTACTGGGAGCAAGGGGTTCAGCCCGTCGGCACGACGCCCATCGGCTACAGCTTCCGCGGCGTGCCGGACGTCGCGTACGACGCCGGGATCGAGACCGGCGGCCTGACCTGGAACACGGCCGGATCGTCGTTCATCAACGGCGGGACGAGCTTGGCCTCGCCGATGGCCGCGGGCGTGTACGCACGGATGCAGAGCGGGCACGGGAACGCGCTCGGGTTTGCGGCGCCGCTGCTGTACGCGATCTACGGCCGAAGCTCGGCGCAAGAGCTGAACGGCCCGCCGGCGACGCAGCTCTACGGCCCGTTCCACGACGTCCTGGTCGGCACGAACGGCCTCTACACGGCGAAGCCCAATTACGACTACACCACCGGGATGGGCAGCTTCGACATCGCGCGCCTCTACGCAGCGCTCAAGTAGGTGCGCGCCGTCTGAACCTCTGCTCGCAAACGACCGCCGGCGCCGTTCTCCTCGCGGCGCCGGCGGTTTTTCGCCCGATTTTCGCGCGCCGTGTCGAAACTCCGCACCGCCGAACGTCGTAATAGTGAACGCCGACAAGCGTGCACGGTAGGTCCAATCTTGCCACGCTCGCGAGTACCGCTGGCAACTTTCGCATCACG comes from the Candidatus Eremiobacterota bacterium genome and includes:
- a CDS encoding S8/S53 family peptidase yields the protein MTKITALAVGLGVLTASCSGGHGATTLPPPGRGASASGASTMGAHNLRPKSIAAPAGWAATGTGALPLANATDLGQLDRGKTVDVTLALQMRNVDAAKAAIAAHQVISRGAFVAQYAPSSSQVSAAVGYLQSQGFSNVQAAPNNMLVTATASAATVEKAFDTSLHAFNVGGKTYFANTQPAFVPSALGGNVVAVLGLSNAPGMKPSPITKPATGVSPGTFDAGGQPHPTSCLENANQTTGAPVCPRWYDPATFNITYDAGSTPPATNTPVAIVAIGDPSQGIADYRYGAQKFGLPSVPLNVIHVGAATSDTTGNGEWTLDLTYIQGMAYSVQRIDLYTAPSWAYSDLVRALNKWASDDTDPVLNASIGGCEAFPYISGDMLAGDMVLVEAALQGQTLFASTGDTGAYCGVDGVPPNGGVGGAPFVEYPASSPYAVAVGGVDVFSNVDGTYLGEDAWQSGGGGLSQFEYSPYWEQGVQPVGTTPIGYSFRGVPDVAYDAGIETGGLTWNTAGSSFINGGTSLASPMAAGVYARMQSGHGNALGFAAPLLYAIYGRSSAQELNGPPATQLYGPFHDVLVGTNGLYTAKPNYDYTTGMGSFDIARLYAALK